The Dunckerocampus dactyliophorus isolate RoL2022-P2 chromosome 13, RoL_Ddac_1.1, whole genome shotgun sequence genome window below encodes:
- the cep68 gene encoding centrosomal protein of 68 kDa isoform X4 gives MDTSEGGLPWKADVPQMRPRKPLRQTTEDIAGGKGAKEWATLNRNVTMAPTSRCLTDRRYVIRKPLFSVQQPSILKKTHQIKHPEKEKYISDNMTDEGEQSTKMIFPTQLGQDPVSFSFCPSDASPNSASNAGCCSPLLISDLSGCVEHEDPSAGPAFPRRPIECRLSSSILEIQKIERPVRLQLTSTVLNPPHTPRSTSYSKRRQTESNRRSLSRQAMSSYEANYWDCAIPKSLHPTPNRQTAAWDPNREYQALLDYTYPLRPGPVDNELDSFDLQGDSFQQQDPTLQDSGVELDSLCRSTSLSGLDLSQSSNRWTKVWEMQSGDQTISSSGQHSRTYSGEVSYDTFGTGKDGVSCHQNGGQLQCSQPSSSIAFIRTTSVLPQSRCVDEDLDKEFLSLPDHLEELQFLSRKVKEVTAVLDTTRTPETKQAKEVEESNQDDGKENMNVDVTESVRGSSRSWMETVGGVTHGNIQEVEALVEQLCGFSLRDTERTMPVDQDQDQDSSLVQHIHVFSSLLQRHIRWLHVLSDKTDVSAAPADGVSRSLAEYQKFQREVSGHQPLISRVLHTGEQLLSYMDATSPVLANTLMLIERRSGALKNHTRRFLSSVQSAVDNLTQPTQPV, from the exons ATGGACACCTCTGAGGGTGGTCTGCCATGGAAGGCAGACGTTCCACAAATGAGACCTAGAAAACCCCTGAGACAGACTACAGAAGACATTGCGGGTGGCAAGGGAGCCAAAGAATGGGCGACCCTTAACAGAAATGTTACAATGGCGCCCACTTCCAGGTGTCTGACTGACAGGCGGTATGTGATCAGAAAGCCTCTGTTCTCCGTCCAACAGCCATCCATTTTAAAGAAGACACATCAAATTAAGCATCCAGAGAAG GAAAAATATATAAGTGACAACATGACAGACGAAGGTGAGCAATCCACCAAGATGATCTTTCCGACACAGCTCGGACAGGACCCAGTGAGCTTCAGCTTCTGTCCCAGTGATGCCTCACCTAATTCGGCCTCTAACGCAGGGTGCTGCTCACCGCTGCTTATCTCAGACCTCAGTGGCTGCGTAGAACATGAAGACCCTTCTGCTGGACCTGCTTTTCCCAGAAGACCAATTGAGTGCAGGCTCTCCAGCTCCATCTTGGAGATCCAGAAAATAGAGCGTCCTGTGAGGCTGCAACTGACATCCACTGTTCTCAACCCTCCTCATACACCACGCTCCACGTCTTACTCCAAAAGACGCCAAACGGAGTCTAACAGACGTTCTTTAAGTAGACAAGCTATGTCATCTTATGAAGCAAACTATTGGGACTGTGCCATCCCCAAGTCGTTGCACCCAACCCCAAATAGGCAGACTGCAGCCTGGGATCCAAACAGGGAGTACCAAGCCCTGCTGGACTACACCTACCCTCTGAGACCTGGACCGGTGGACAATGAGTTGGATAGCTTTGACCTCCAGGGAGACTCTTTTCAACAACAAGATCCAACCTTGCAGGATTCTGGTGTTGAACTGGATAGCCTTTGTAGGTCCACCAGCCTGTCTGGATTGGACTTAAGCCAGAGCAGCAACAGATGGACCAAAGTGTGGGAGATGCAGAGTGGCGATCAGACAATCAGTTCCTCAGGTCAGCACTCCAGAACATACTCCGGTGAGGTGTCTTATGACACTTTCGGGACAGGCAAAGATGGAGTCAGCTGTCATCAGAATGGAGGTCAGCTTCAGTGTTCACAGCCCTCCTCCTCCATTGCTTTTATCCGTACAACGAGTGTTCTTCCTCAGTCCAGATGTGTCGATGAAGACTTAGACAAGGAGTTCTTGTCTCTGCCAGACCACCTAGAGGAGCTGCAGTTCCTCTCCAGAAAG GTAAAAGAGGTCACAGCCGTCCTCGACACAACAAGAACGCCTGAGACGAAACAGGCTAAAGAGGTTGAGGAAAGCAATCAAGACGATGGAAAAGAGAATATGAACGTCGACGTGACCGAATCAG TGAGAGGAAGTTCCAGGTCATGGATGGAGACGGTTGGAGGAGTGACTCACGGCAATATCCAGGAAGTGGAGGCCTTGGTGGAGCAACTGTGTGGCTTCAGTCTGAGAGACACCGAGAGAACCATGCCGGTggaccaggaccaggaccaggaTTCTTCTCTGGTACAACATATCCAT GTGTTTAGCTCGCTCCTGCAGCGACACATCCGCTGGCTCCACGTGCTTTCCGACAAGACGGACGTGTCGGCTGCACCTGCTGACGGCGTTTCGAGGTCGCTTGCTGAATACCAG AAGTTTCAGCGAGAGGTGAGCGGCCATCAGCCCCTGATCTCTCGTGTTCTGCACACGGGGGAGCAGCTCCTCAGCTACATGGACGCCACCTCCCCAG TGTTGGCAAACACCTTGATGTTAATTGAGAGGCGGTCAGGAGCCCTGAAGAACCACACTCGACGCTTTTTATCCTCCGTCCAATCTGCCGTGGACAACCTGACTCAACCCACACAGCCAGTCTAG
- the cep68 gene encoding centrosomal protein of 68 kDa isoform X1 produces MLLYCLLIGGSLHVAMVTQVPLVNSRLHVTTQTIFFKTCKHLNRFLGGGCHCRTLLFSLMDTSEGGLPWKADVPQMRPRKPLRQTTEDIAGGKGAKEWATLNRNVTMAPTSRCLTDRRYVIRKPLFSVQQPSILKKTHQIKHPEKEKYISDNMTDEGEQSTKMIFPTQLGQDPVSFSFCPSDASPNSASNAGCCSPLLISDLSGCVEHEDPSAGPAFPRRPIECRLSSSILEIQKIERPVRLQLTSTVLNPPHTPRSTSYSKRRQTESNRRSLSRQAMSSYEANYWDCAIPKSLHPTPNRQTAAWDPNREYQALLDYTYPLRPGPVDNELDSFDLQGDSFQQQDPTLQDSGVELDSLCRSTSLSGLDLSQSSNRWTKVWEMQSGDQTISSSGQHSRTYSGEVSYDTFGTGKDGVSCHQNGGQLQCSQPSSSIAFIRTTSVLPQSRCVDEDLDKEFLSLPDHLEELQFLSRKVKEVTAVLDTTRTPETKQAKEVEESNQDDGKENMNVDVTESVRGSSRSWMETVGGVTHGNIQEVEALVEQLCGFSLRDTERTMPVDQDQDQDSSLVQHIHVFSSLLQRHIRWLHVLSDKTDVSAAPADGVSRSLAEYQKFQREVSGHQPLISRVLHTGEQLLSYMDATSPVLANTLMLIERRSGALKNHTRRFLSSVQSAVDNLTQPTQPV; encoded by the exons ATGCTGCTTTACTGTCTTCTCATAGGTGGGTCATTGCATGTTGCTATGGTTACACAGGTACCACTTGTTAACAGCAGGTTGCACGTTACCACACAAACCatcttttttaaaacatgtaaacaccttaatcgttttttggggggggggtgccaTTGCAGGACCCTTCTGTTTAGTCTGATGGACACCTCTGAGGGTGGTCTGCCATGGAAGGCAGACGTTCCACAAATGAGACCTAGAAAACCCCTGAGACAGACTACAGAAGACATTGCGGGTGGCAAGGGAGCCAAAGAATGGGCGACCCTTAACAGAAATGTTACAATGGCGCCCACTTCCAGGTGTCTGACTGACAGGCGGTATGTGATCAGAAAGCCTCTGTTCTCCGTCCAACAGCCATCCATTTTAAAGAAGACACATCAAATTAAGCATCCAGAGAAG GAAAAATATATAAGTGACAACATGACAGACGAAGGTGAGCAATCCACCAAGATGATCTTTCCGACACAGCTCGGACAGGACCCAGTGAGCTTCAGCTTCTGTCCCAGTGATGCCTCACCTAATTCGGCCTCTAACGCAGGGTGCTGCTCACCGCTGCTTATCTCAGACCTCAGTGGCTGCGTAGAACATGAAGACCCTTCTGCTGGACCTGCTTTTCCCAGAAGACCAATTGAGTGCAGGCTCTCCAGCTCCATCTTGGAGATCCAGAAAATAGAGCGTCCTGTGAGGCTGCAACTGACATCCACTGTTCTCAACCCTCCTCATACACCACGCTCCACGTCTTACTCCAAAAGACGCCAAACGGAGTCTAACAGACGTTCTTTAAGTAGACAAGCTATGTCATCTTATGAAGCAAACTATTGGGACTGTGCCATCCCCAAGTCGTTGCACCCAACCCCAAATAGGCAGACTGCAGCCTGGGATCCAAACAGGGAGTACCAAGCCCTGCTGGACTACACCTACCCTCTGAGACCTGGACCGGTGGACAATGAGTTGGATAGCTTTGACCTCCAGGGAGACTCTTTTCAACAACAAGATCCAACCTTGCAGGATTCTGGTGTTGAACTGGATAGCCTTTGTAGGTCCACCAGCCTGTCTGGATTGGACTTAAGCCAGAGCAGCAACAGATGGACCAAAGTGTGGGAGATGCAGAGTGGCGATCAGACAATCAGTTCCTCAGGTCAGCACTCCAGAACATACTCCGGTGAGGTGTCTTATGACACTTTCGGGACAGGCAAAGATGGAGTCAGCTGTCATCAGAATGGAGGTCAGCTTCAGTGTTCACAGCCCTCCTCCTCCATTGCTTTTATCCGTACAACGAGTGTTCTTCCTCAGTCCAGATGTGTCGATGAAGACTTAGACAAGGAGTTCTTGTCTCTGCCAGACCACCTAGAGGAGCTGCAGTTCCTCTCCAGAAAG GTAAAAGAGGTCACAGCCGTCCTCGACACAACAAGAACGCCTGAGACGAAACAGGCTAAAGAGGTTGAGGAAAGCAATCAAGACGATGGAAAAGAGAATATGAACGTCGACGTGACCGAATCAG TGAGAGGAAGTTCCAGGTCATGGATGGAGACGGTTGGAGGAGTGACTCACGGCAATATCCAGGAAGTGGAGGCCTTGGTGGAGCAACTGTGTGGCTTCAGTCTGAGAGACACCGAGAGAACCATGCCGGTggaccaggaccaggaccaggaTTCTTCTCTGGTACAACATATCCAT GTGTTTAGCTCGCTCCTGCAGCGACACATCCGCTGGCTCCACGTGCTTTCCGACAAGACGGACGTGTCGGCTGCACCTGCTGACGGCGTTTCGAGGTCGCTTGCTGAATACCAG AAGTTTCAGCGAGAGGTGAGCGGCCATCAGCCCCTGATCTCTCGTGTTCTGCACACGGGGGAGCAGCTCCTCAGCTACATGGACGCCACCTCCCCAG TGTTGGCAAACACCTTGATGTTAATTGAGAGGCGGTCAGGAGCCCTGAAGAACCACACTCGACGCTTTTTATCCTCCGTCCAATCTGCCGTGGACAACCTGACTCAACCCACACAGCCAGTCTAG
- the cep68 gene encoding centrosomal protein of 68 kDa isoform X2, whose amino-acid sequence MLLYCLLIGGSLHVAMVTQVPLVNSRLHVTTQTIFFKTCKHLNRFLGGGCHCRTLLFSLMDTSEGGLPWKADVPQMRPRKPLRQTTEDIAGGKGAKEWATLNRNVTMAPTSRCLTDRRYVIRKPLFSVQQPSILKKTHQIKHPEKEKYISDNMTDEGCCSPLLISDLSGCVEHEDPSAGPAFPRRPIECRLSSSILEIQKIERPVRLQLTSTVLNPPHTPRSTSYSKRRQTESNRRSLSRQAMSSYEANYWDCAIPKSLHPTPNRQTAAWDPNREYQALLDYTYPLRPGPVDNELDSFDLQGDSFQQQDPTLQDSGVELDSLCRSTSLSGLDLSQSSNRWTKVWEMQSGDQTISSSGQHSRTYSGEVSYDTFGTGKDGVSCHQNGGQLQCSQPSSSIAFIRTTSVLPQSRCVDEDLDKEFLSLPDHLEELQFLSRKVKEVTAVLDTTRTPETKQAKEVEESNQDDGKENMNVDVTESVRGSSRSWMETVGGVTHGNIQEVEALVEQLCGFSLRDTERTMPVDQDQDQDSSLVQHIHVFSSLLQRHIRWLHVLSDKTDVSAAPADGVSRSLAEYQKFQREVSGHQPLISRVLHTGEQLLSYMDATSPVLANTLMLIERRSGALKNHTRRFLSSVQSAVDNLTQPTQPV is encoded by the exons ATGCTGCTTTACTGTCTTCTCATAGGTGGGTCATTGCATGTTGCTATGGTTACACAGGTACCACTTGTTAACAGCAGGTTGCACGTTACCACACAAACCatcttttttaaaacatgtaaacaccttaatcgttttttggggggggggtgccaTTGCAGGACCCTTCTGTTTAGTCTGATGGACACCTCTGAGGGTGGTCTGCCATGGAAGGCAGACGTTCCACAAATGAGACCTAGAAAACCCCTGAGACAGACTACAGAAGACATTGCGGGTGGCAAGGGAGCCAAAGAATGGGCGACCCTTAACAGAAATGTTACAATGGCGCCCACTTCCAGGTGTCTGACTGACAGGCGGTATGTGATCAGAAAGCCTCTGTTCTCCGTCCAACAGCCATCCATTTTAAAGAAGACACATCAAATTAAGCATCCAGAGAAG GAAAAATATATAAGTGACAACATGACAGACGAAG GGTGCTGCTCACCGCTGCTTATCTCAGACCTCAGTGGCTGCGTAGAACATGAAGACCCTTCTGCTGGACCTGCTTTTCCCAGAAGACCAATTGAGTGCAGGCTCTCCAGCTCCATCTTGGAGATCCAGAAAATAGAGCGTCCTGTGAGGCTGCAACTGACATCCACTGTTCTCAACCCTCCTCATACACCACGCTCCACGTCTTACTCCAAAAGACGCCAAACGGAGTCTAACAGACGTTCTTTAAGTAGACAAGCTATGTCATCTTATGAAGCAAACTATTGGGACTGTGCCATCCCCAAGTCGTTGCACCCAACCCCAAATAGGCAGACTGCAGCCTGGGATCCAAACAGGGAGTACCAAGCCCTGCTGGACTACACCTACCCTCTGAGACCTGGACCGGTGGACAATGAGTTGGATAGCTTTGACCTCCAGGGAGACTCTTTTCAACAACAAGATCCAACCTTGCAGGATTCTGGTGTTGAACTGGATAGCCTTTGTAGGTCCACCAGCCTGTCTGGATTGGACTTAAGCCAGAGCAGCAACAGATGGACCAAAGTGTGGGAGATGCAGAGTGGCGATCAGACAATCAGTTCCTCAGGTCAGCACTCCAGAACATACTCCGGTGAGGTGTCTTATGACACTTTCGGGACAGGCAAAGATGGAGTCAGCTGTCATCAGAATGGAGGTCAGCTTCAGTGTTCACAGCCCTCCTCCTCCATTGCTTTTATCCGTACAACGAGTGTTCTTCCTCAGTCCAGATGTGTCGATGAAGACTTAGACAAGGAGTTCTTGTCTCTGCCAGACCACCTAGAGGAGCTGCAGTTCCTCTCCAGAAAG GTAAAAGAGGTCACAGCCGTCCTCGACACAACAAGAACGCCTGAGACGAAACAGGCTAAAGAGGTTGAGGAAAGCAATCAAGACGATGGAAAAGAGAATATGAACGTCGACGTGACCGAATCAG TGAGAGGAAGTTCCAGGTCATGGATGGAGACGGTTGGAGGAGTGACTCACGGCAATATCCAGGAAGTGGAGGCCTTGGTGGAGCAACTGTGTGGCTTCAGTCTGAGAGACACCGAGAGAACCATGCCGGTggaccaggaccaggaccaggaTTCTTCTCTGGTACAACATATCCAT GTGTTTAGCTCGCTCCTGCAGCGACACATCCGCTGGCTCCACGTGCTTTCCGACAAGACGGACGTGTCGGCTGCACCTGCTGACGGCGTTTCGAGGTCGCTTGCTGAATACCAG AAGTTTCAGCGAGAGGTGAGCGGCCATCAGCCCCTGATCTCTCGTGTTCTGCACACGGGGGAGCAGCTCCTCAGCTACATGGACGCCACCTCCCCAG TGTTGGCAAACACCTTGATGTTAATTGAGAGGCGGTCAGGAGCCCTGAAGAACCACACTCGACGCTTTTTATCCTCCGTCCAATCTGCCGTGGACAACCTGACTCAACCCACACAGCCAGTCTAG
- the LOC129192311 gene encoding ras-related protein ORAB-1-like, with product MNPEYDYLFKLLLIGDSGVGKSCLLLRFADDTYTESYISTIGVDFKIRTIELDGKTIKLQIWDTAGQERFRTITSSYYRGAHGIIVVYDVTDQESFNNVKQWLQEIDRYASENVNKLLVGNKCDLTTKKVVDYTTAKEFADSLGIPFLETSAKNATNVEQAFMTMAAEIKKRMGPGAAAGGGEKPNVKLTPGTTVKPSPGGCC from the exons ATGAATCCCGAATA TGACTATTTATTCAAACTTCTCCTGATTGGTGACTCTGGTGTTGGAAAATCTTGCCTTCTTCTCCGGTTTGCA GATGACACATACACAGAAAGCTACATCAGCACAATTGGTGTGGACTTCAAAATACGAACCATAGAACTAGACGGAAAGACCATTAAACTTCAGATT TGGGATACCGCAGGTCAAGAAAGGTTTCGCACCATTACGTCCAGCTACTACAGAGGTGCTCATGGTATCATTGTAGTGTATGATGTCACAGACCAG GAGTCCTTCAACAACGTCAAACAGTGGCTGCAGGAGATTGACCGTTATGCCAGCGAAAATGTTAACAAGCTGTTGGTCGGCAACAAGTGTGACCTGACGACAAAGAAGGTGGTGGATTACACAACAGCGAAG GAGTTTGCGGACTCTCTGGGTATTCCATTCTTGGAAACCAGCGCCAAGAACGCCACCAATGTGGAGCAGGCCTTCATGACCATGGCTGCAGAAATTAAGAAGAGGATGGGCCCCGGGGCTGCCGCCGGCGGAGGCGAGAAGCCCAACGTGAAGCTAACCCCTGGCACAACCGTCAAGCCTTCGCCGGGAGGCTGCTGCTGA
- the cep68 gene encoding centrosomal protein of 68 kDa isoform X3 — translation MLLWLHRTLLFSLMDTSEGGLPWKADVPQMRPRKPLRQTTEDIAGGKGAKEWATLNRNVTMAPTSRCLTDRRYVIRKPLFSVQQPSILKKTHQIKHPEKEKYISDNMTDEGEQSTKMIFPTQLGQDPVSFSFCPSDASPNSASNAGCCSPLLISDLSGCVEHEDPSAGPAFPRRPIECRLSSSILEIQKIERPVRLQLTSTVLNPPHTPRSTSYSKRRQTESNRRSLSRQAMSSYEANYWDCAIPKSLHPTPNRQTAAWDPNREYQALLDYTYPLRPGPVDNELDSFDLQGDSFQQQDPTLQDSGVELDSLCRSTSLSGLDLSQSSNRWTKVWEMQSGDQTISSSGQHSRTYSGEVSYDTFGTGKDGVSCHQNGGQLQCSQPSSSIAFIRTTSVLPQSRCVDEDLDKEFLSLPDHLEELQFLSRKVKEVTAVLDTTRTPETKQAKEVEESNQDDGKENMNVDVTESVRGSSRSWMETVGGVTHGNIQEVEALVEQLCGFSLRDTERTMPVDQDQDQDSSLVQHIHVFSSLLQRHIRWLHVLSDKTDVSAAPADGVSRSLAEYQKFQREVSGHQPLISRVLHTGEQLLSYMDATSPVLANTLMLIERRSGALKNHTRRFLSSVQSAVDNLTQPTQPV, via the exons ATGTTGCTATGGTTACACAG GACCCTTCTGTTTAGTCTGATGGACACCTCTGAGGGTGGTCTGCCATGGAAGGCAGACGTTCCACAAATGAGACCTAGAAAACCCCTGAGACAGACTACAGAAGACATTGCGGGTGGCAAGGGAGCCAAAGAATGGGCGACCCTTAACAGAAATGTTACAATGGCGCCCACTTCCAGGTGTCTGACTGACAGGCGGTATGTGATCAGAAAGCCTCTGTTCTCCGTCCAACAGCCATCCATTTTAAAGAAGACACATCAAATTAAGCATCCAGAGAAG GAAAAATATATAAGTGACAACATGACAGACGAAGGTGAGCAATCCACCAAGATGATCTTTCCGACACAGCTCGGACAGGACCCAGTGAGCTTCAGCTTCTGTCCCAGTGATGCCTCACCTAATTCGGCCTCTAACGCAGGGTGCTGCTCACCGCTGCTTATCTCAGACCTCAGTGGCTGCGTAGAACATGAAGACCCTTCTGCTGGACCTGCTTTTCCCAGAAGACCAATTGAGTGCAGGCTCTCCAGCTCCATCTTGGAGATCCAGAAAATAGAGCGTCCTGTGAGGCTGCAACTGACATCCACTGTTCTCAACCCTCCTCATACACCACGCTCCACGTCTTACTCCAAAAGACGCCAAACGGAGTCTAACAGACGTTCTTTAAGTAGACAAGCTATGTCATCTTATGAAGCAAACTATTGGGACTGTGCCATCCCCAAGTCGTTGCACCCAACCCCAAATAGGCAGACTGCAGCCTGGGATCCAAACAGGGAGTACCAAGCCCTGCTGGACTACACCTACCCTCTGAGACCTGGACCGGTGGACAATGAGTTGGATAGCTTTGACCTCCAGGGAGACTCTTTTCAACAACAAGATCCAACCTTGCAGGATTCTGGTGTTGAACTGGATAGCCTTTGTAGGTCCACCAGCCTGTCTGGATTGGACTTAAGCCAGAGCAGCAACAGATGGACCAAAGTGTGGGAGATGCAGAGTGGCGATCAGACAATCAGTTCCTCAGGTCAGCACTCCAGAACATACTCCGGTGAGGTGTCTTATGACACTTTCGGGACAGGCAAAGATGGAGTCAGCTGTCATCAGAATGGAGGTCAGCTTCAGTGTTCACAGCCCTCCTCCTCCATTGCTTTTATCCGTACAACGAGTGTTCTTCCTCAGTCCAGATGTGTCGATGAAGACTTAGACAAGGAGTTCTTGTCTCTGCCAGACCACCTAGAGGAGCTGCAGTTCCTCTCCAGAAAG GTAAAAGAGGTCACAGCCGTCCTCGACACAACAAGAACGCCTGAGACGAAACAGGCTAAAGAGGTTGAGGAAAGCAATCAAGACGATGGAAAAGAGAATATGAACGTCGACGTGACCGAATCAG TGAGAGGAAGTTCCAGGTCATGGATGGAGACGGTTGGAGGAGTGACTCACGGCAATATCCAGGAAGTGGAGGCCTTGGTGGAGCAACTGTGTGGCTTCAGTCTGAGAGACACCGAGAGAACCATGCCGGTggaccaggaccaggaccaggaTTCTTCTCTGGTACAACATATCCAT GTGTTTAGCTCGCTCCTGCAGCGACACATCCGCTGGCTCCACGTGCTTTCCGACAAGACGGACGTGTCGGCTGCACCTGCTGACGGCGTTTCGAGGTCGCTTGCTGAATACCAG AAGTTTCAGCGAGAGGTGAGCGGCCATCAGCCCCTGATCTCTCGTGTTCTGCACACGGGGGAGCAGCTCCTCAGCTACATGGACGCCACCTCCCCAG TGTTGGCAAACACCTTGATGTTAATTGAGAGGCGGTCAGGAGCCCTGAAGAACCACACTCGACGCTTTTTATCCTCCGTCCAATCTGCCGTGGACAACCTGACTCAACCCACACAGCCAGTCTAG